Proteins encoded together in one Centropristis striata isolate RG_2023a ecotype Rhode Island chromosome 6, C.striata_1.0, whole genome shotgun sequence window:
- the mob2a gene encoding MOB kinase activator 2a isoform X4, whose protein sequence is MDWLMGKSKTKPNGKKPPAEEKKQYLELEYTKIRVVDFDLKELVVLPREIDLNEWLASNTTTFFNLINLQYSTISEFCTGDTCQAMTACNTIYYWYDERGKKTKCTAPQYVDFVMSLCQKLVTDEEIFPTKYGKEFPNSFESLVKKICRYLFHVLAHLYWAHFKETVALDLQGHLNTLYAHFIVFVREFNLVDPKETCIMDDLSEILCTPAPPPAPTPAPSAPASAPSPSSQNHVTER, encoded by the exons GAAGTCGAAGACGAAGCCAAATGGAAAGAAGCCTCCGGCAGAAGAGAAGAAGCAGTACTTGGAGCTAGAGTACACAAAAATCCGCGTGGTGGACTTTGACCTCAAGGAGCTGGTGGTGCTGCCCAGAGAGATAGACCTCAACGAATGGCTAGCCAGCAACA CGACAACATTCTTCAATCTAATCAACCTGCAGTACAGCACCATCTCAGAGTTCTGCACTGGGGACACCTGTCAAGCCATGACGGCCTGCAACAC AATATACTACTGGTATGACGAGAGGGGGAAGAAGACGAAGTGCACTGCTCCACAATATGTCGACTTTGTAATGAGTCTTTGTCAGAAACTGGTCACAGATGAGGAAATCTTTCCTACAAAATACG gCAAAGAGTTCCCAAACTCCTTTGAGTCCTTGGTAAAGAAGATCTGCCGGTACCTGTTCCACGTGCTGGCTCACCTCTACTGGGCGCACTTTAAAGAGACGGTGGCTCTGGACCTGCAGGGCCACTTGAACACTCTGTATGCACATTTCATCGTTTTCGTAAGGGAATTCAACCTGGTCGACCCCAAGGAGACCTGTATCATGGACGACCTGTCCGAAATCCTCTGCACCCCTGCCCCGCCCCCGGCCCCGACCCCGGCCCCTTCTGCCCCAGCCTCGGCGCCCTCCCCTTCTTCACAAAACCACGTGACGGAGAGATga
- the mob2a gene encoding MOB kinase activator 2a isoform X3, protein MRFKRNGSYTLNRKSKTKPNGKKPPAEEKKQYLELEYTKIRVVDFDLKELVVLPREIDLNEWLASNTTTFFNLINLQYSTISEFCTGDTCQAMTACNTIYYWYDERGKKTKCTAPQYVDFVMSLCQKLVTDEEIFPTKYGKEFPNSFESLVKKICRYLFHVLAHLYWAHFKETVALDLQGHLNTLYAHFIVFVREFNLVDPKETCIMDDLSEILCTPAPPPAPTPAPSAPASAPSPSSQNHVTER, encoded by the exons GAAGTCGAAGACGAAGCCAAATGGAAAGAAGCCTCCGGCAGAAGAGAAGAAGCAGTACTTGGAGCTAGAGTACACAAAAATCCGCGTGGTGGACTTTGACCTCAAGGAGCTGGTGGTGCTGCCCAGAGAGATAGACCTCAACGAATGGCTAGCCAGCAACA CGACAACATTCTTCAATCTAATCAACCTGCAGTACAGCACCATCTCAGAGTTCTGCACTGGGGACACCTGTCAAGCCATGACGGCCTGCAACAC AATATACTACTGGTATGACGAGAGGGGGAAGAAGACGAAGTGCACTGCTCCACAATATGTCGACTTTGTAATGAGTCTTTGTCAGAAACTGGTCACAGATGAGGAAATCTTTCCTACAAAATACG gCAAAGAGTTCCCAAACTCCTTTGAGTCCTTGGTAAAGAAGATCTGCCGGTACCTGTTCCACGTGCTGGCTCACCTCTACTGGGCGCACTTTAAAGAGACGGTGGCTCTGGACCTGCAGGGCCACTTGAACACTCTGTATGCACATTTCATCGTTTTCGTAAGGGAATTCAACCTGGTCGACCCCAAGGAGACCTGTATCATGGACGACCTGTCCGAAATCCTCTGCACCCCTGCCCCGCCCCCGGCCCCGACCCCGGCCCCTTCTGCCCCAGCCTCGGCGCCCTCCCCTTCTTCACAAAACCACGTGACGGAGAGATga
- the mob2a gene encoding MOB kinase activator 2a isoform X2, protein MGVLVCCDCFFYRKSKTKPNGKKPPAEEKKQYLELEYTKIRVVDFDLKELVVLPREIDLNEWLASNTTTFFNLINLQYSTISEFCTGDTCQAMTACNTIYYWYDERGKKTKCTAPQYVDFVMSLCQKLVTDEEIFPTKYGKEFPNSFESLVKKICRYLFHVLAHLYWAHFKETVALDLQGHLNTLYAHFIVFVREFNLVDPKETCIMDDLSEILCTPAPPPAPTPAPSAPASAPSPSSQNHVTER, encoded by the exons GAAGTCGAAGACGAAGCCAAATGGAAAGAAGCCTCCGGCAGAAGAGAAGAAGCAGTACTTGGAGCTAGAGTACACAAAAATCCGCGTGGTGGACTTTGACCTCAAGGAGCTGGTGGTGCTGCCCAGAGAGATAGACCTCAACGAATGGCTAGCCAGCAACA CGACAACATTCTTCAATCTAATCAACCTGCAGTACAGCACCATCTCAGAGTTCTGCACTGGGGACACCTGTCAAGCCATGACGGCCTGCAACAC AATATACTACTGGTATGACGAGAGGGGGAAGAAGACGAAGTGCACTGCTCCACAATATGTCGACTTTGTAATGAGTCTTTGTCAGAAACTGGTCACAGATGAGGAAATCTTTCCTACAAAATACG gCAAAGAGTTCCCAAACTCCTTTGAGTCCTTGGTAAAGAAGATCTGCCGGTACCTGTTCCACGTGCTGGCTCACCTCTACTGGGCGCACTTTAAAGAGACGGTGGCTCTGGACCTGCAGGGCCACTTGAACACTCTGTATGCACATTTCATCGTTTTCGTAAGGGAATTCAACCTGGTCGACCCCAAGGAGACCTGTATCATGGACGACCTGTCCGAAATCCTCTGCACCCCTGCCCCGCCCCCGGCCCCGACCCCGGCCCCTTCTGCCCCAGCCTCGGCGCCCTCCCCTTCTTCACAAAACCACGTGACGGAGAGATga
- the kcnj11 gene encoding ATP-sensitive inward rectifier potassium channel 11: MLSRKGLIPEDYLLTRLAENVLQPKFKSKPRKARFVAKNGTCNVAHTNIREQGRFLQDVFTTLVDLKWLHTLIIFTMSFLCSWLLFGMVWWLIAFAHGDLDQGDDDFVPCVTDIHSFSSAFLFSIEVQVTIGFGGRMVTEECVSAIIVLIVQNIVGLVINAIMLGIIFMKTAQANRRAETLIFSKHAVISVRNNNLCFMIRIGDLRKSMIISASVRLQVVRRTATKEGEVVPLDQIDIHMDNPVGTNGIFLVSPLIICHVIDKDSPLYEMSAFNLQHDEVEVIAVLEGVVETTGITMQARTSYVSEEILWGQRFVPTVSEEDGMYAVDYSKFGNTMKVPTPCCSAKTLDEAGGIAQFKLNEGVPLRSSVRRRQRSRMEIS; encoded by the coding sequence ATGTTGTCCAGGAAAGGACTCATTCCTGAGGATTACTTGCTGACACGTTTGGCTGAGAATGTCCTGCAGCCAAAGTTTAAGTCCAAACCGAGGAAAGCTCGGTTCGTCGCAAAGAACGGCACCTGCAATGTAGCGCACACAAACATCCGAGAACAGGGCCGATTCTTGCAGGACGTCTTTACCACGCTGGTAGATTTAAAATGGCTCCACACGCTCATCATTTTCACCATGTCGTTCCTGTGCAGTTGGCTTCTTTTCGGGATGGTCTGGTGGCTCATTGCCTTTGCGCACGGCGACCTGGACCAGGGAGACGACGACTTCGTCCCGTGCGTAACGGACATTCACTCCTTCTCCTCCGCCTTCCTCTTCTCCATAGAGGTCCAGGTGACCATCGGCTTTGGGGGCCGGATGGTCACGGAGGAGTGCGTCTCTGCCATCATCGTCCTGATTGTGCAGAACATCGTCGGGTTGGTGATCAACGCCATCATGCTCGGCATCATCTTCATGAAAACTGCGCAGGCCAATCGGCGCGCAGAGACGCTCATTTTCAGCAAACACGCAGTCATTTCCGTCCGAAACAACAATCTGTGCTTCATGATCCGCATCGGGGATCTGAGGAAAAGCATGATCATCAGCGCCTCCGTGCGGTTGCAGGTGGTCCGGAGAACCGCCACCAAGGAGGGCGAGGTGGTCCCTCTGGACCAGATCGACATCCACATGGATAACCCGGTGGGCACCAACGGTATTTTCCTGGTGTCCCCCCTCATCATCTGTCATGTGATCGACAAGGACAGCCCTCTGTATGAGATGTCCGCTTTCAACCTGCAGCACGACGAAGTCGAGGTCATCGCGGTGCTGGAGGGGGTGGTGGAGACCACGGGCATCACCATGCAGGCCAGGACGTCCTACGTGTCGGAGGAGATCCTGTGGGGGCAGCGCTTCGTGCCCACAGTCTCCGAGGAGGACGGCATGTACGCGGTGGACTACTCCAAGTTCGGTAACACCATGAAGGTCCCGACACCGTGCTGCAGCGCCAAGACTCTAGATGAAGCCGGTGGTATCGCTCAGTTTAAACTGAACGAGGGGGTCCCCTTGCGGTCATCTGTGAGAAGGCGGCAGCGGTCCAGGATGGAGATTTCCTGA